A DNA window from Undibacterium sp. YM2 contains the following coding sequences:
- a CDS encoding cytochrome c gives MTGLAPFMPGLVGLPRDYLIAQLGAWQTGSRKAYKPDCMQQIAGKLNPQDIAAVSSWLAAQTVPGDSIAPAMTLTESAQLPLKCGSLSQ, from the coding sequence ATGACGGGTCTGGCTCCTTTCATGCCAGGGCTGGTAGGCTTGCCGCGTGACTACCTGATCGCGCAACTGGGGGCATGGCAGACTGGTAGCCGTAAAGCGTATAAGCCAGACTGCATGCAGCAAATTGCTGGCAAACTCAATCCCCAGGATATTGCTGCTGTATCCAGCTGGCTGGCAGCCCAGACTGTGCCTGGCGATAGCATTGCTCCTGCAATGACCTTGACAGAAAGCGCCCAATTGCCACTGAAATGCGGCAGCCTGTCACAATAA
- a CDS encoding cytochrome c, with amino-acid sequence MHFTYHLKASLLCFLLGLPLIATAQAAQPAQSSLKVPDTLEQRLKACTACHGAEGRAGTDGFYPRIAGKPAGYLYNQLLNFREGKRAYPAMRYMVAHMSDAYLKEIAEYFASQHPPYAAPRPVMRMLFCWSGAGYWSRRETSHVMCLPVSLATARA; translated from the coding sequence ATGCACTTTACATATCACCTGAAAGCCAGCCTGCTTTGCTTCTTGCTGGGCCTGCCATTAATCGCCACGGCACAGGCTGCCCAGCCTGCACAGTCAAGCCTGAAAGTGCCGGACACCCTGGAGCAAAGGCTGAAAGCCTGCACCGCCTGCCACGGGGCAGAGGGCAGGGCGGGCACAGACGGTTTTTATCCGCGCATTGCTGGAAAACCAGCCGGATACCTGTATAACCAGTTATTGAATTTCAGGGAAGGCAAGCGCGCTTATCCCGCCATGCGGTACATGGTTGCCCATATGTCGGACGCCTACCTGAAAGAAATAGCAGAGTATTTTGCCAGCCAGCATCCGCCCTATGCTGCCCCCAGGCCAGTGATGCGAATGCTGTTTTGCTGGAGCGGGGCAGGCTACTGGTCGCGCAGGGAGACAAGTCACGTAATGTGCCTGCCTGTGTCTCTTGCCACGGCAAGAGCATGA
- the rpoD gene encoding RNA polymerase sigma factor RpoD — MADGSSAPEEAACTSTETEATAVEGSENSSTELSATAVDTHIETASSDVAEGNGKAEAAGNTAGNMADAEAAKPRVVVIRKSGPKLAKKLLLADQPATPAPAIIKREARIGSGKLAPPAPVVTMKPVAAALAPATAPIVSATAPAAAASSVTSIKDIDTSAYILPAMREPAKRGRKSSEFQFENDEILALNAAESAEMKRAARVKAKKPGTGNAASQEAQLEQYRKQLTKLINLGKDRSYLTHAEINDHLPDDVADAEMIQGVISTLNDMGIAVYDAAPDAAMMLLTDNVANNVTEDEAEAAAAAALATVDSDFGRTTDPVRMYMREMGGVELLTRSGEIEIAKRIEDGLKDMVQAISACPGTIQEILAIADKISKDEIRVDDIIDGLLDPDASDAPAIELSDNDDLDDLDDDDDAVAENASGISDEQLQQMKTVVLQKFAVVGMRFEQMQAARATDGYKSPAYQQAQLAITRELQGMRFSVKTAEKLCDSLRKQMKTLRQTEKQMLELMVNKCGMPRAYFVEHFRQNATNPEWLNKEMNGTSSYAAILGRNIHAARELQQKLIDLEHNVSLPLHDLREINKQMVAGEKRSSEAKAAMTEANLRLVISIAKKYVNRGLQFLDLIQEGNIGLLKAVDKFEYRRGYKFSTYATWWIRQAIARAIADQARTIRVPVHMIETINKMNRVRRQLLQTTGLEPEPVAIAEKMGLPEGKVREILKIAKEPVSLDVPIGDDGDSQLGDFIEDSMTLSPMAAAMQASVQEKLKEALDSLSPREAKVLRMRFGLETSTEFTLEEVGKQFEVTRERIRQIESKAMKKLRHPARADHLKSLMESN, encoded by the coding sequence ATGGCTGACGGCAGTAGTGCGCCTGAAGAGGCGGCATGCACGTCCACAGAGACGGAAGCAACGGCAGTTGAAGGCAGCGAGAACAGCAGCACGGAACTGTCGGCTACGGCAGTTGATACCCACATCGAGACCGCTTCCAGCGATGTCGCTGAAGGCAACGGCAAGGCCGAGGCTGCCGGAAATACTGCTGGCAATATGGCCGATGCTGAGGCCGCAAAGCCGCGTGTCGTCGTCATACGTAAAAGCGGCCCAAAACTGGCAAAGAAATTATTGCTGGCTGACCAGCCGGCAACACCCGCACCTGCCATCATCAAGCGTGAGGCACGCATAGGCTCGGGCAAGCTGGCACCACCCGCACCCGTTGTGACGATGAAGCCAGTGGCGGCTGCCTTGGCACCGGCCACCGCCCCAATTGTGTCGGCTACTGCCCCTGCGGCTGCAGCAAGCAGCGTTACCAGCATCAAGGACATAGATACTTCAGCTTATATCTTGCCAGCCATGCGCGAGCCAGCCAAGCGTGGCCGCAAGTCTTCTGAATTTCAATTCGAGAATGATGAAATCCTGGCATTGAACGCAGCAGAATCAGCAGAGATGAAGCGTGCCGCACGTGTCAAGGCAAAGAAACCTGGTACGGGCAATGCCGCCAGCCAGGAAGCACAACTGGAACAATACCGCAAGCAACTGACCAAGCTGATCAACCTGGGCAAGGACCGCAGTTACCTGACCCATGCCGAGATCAATGATCACCTGCCTGACGACGTTGCCGACGCTGAAATGATACAAGGCGTTATCAGCACCCTCAACGACATGGGTATTGCCGTCTATGACGCCGCACCTGATGCTGCGATGATGCTGCTGACCGATAACGTCGCCAACAATGTCACTGAAGATGAAGCAGAAGCCGCAGCAGCTGCCGCACTGGCCACTGTGGATTCAGATTTTGGCCGTACCACTGACCCGGTACGCATGTATATGCGTGAAATGGGCGGCGTGGAATTGCTGACACGTTCAGGCGAAATCGAAATCGCCAAGCGTATAGAAGATGGCTTGAAAGACATGGTGCAGGCTATCTCTGCCTGCCCTGGCACGATACAGGAAATCCTGGCGATTGCCGACAAAATCTCCAAAGATGAAATCCGCGTGGACGACATCATTGATGGCTTGCTCGATCCGGACGCATCTGACGCTCCCGCCATAGAACTCAGCGACAACGATGACTTGGATGATCTGGATGATGACGATGACGCGGTGGCAGAAAACGCCAGCGGCATCAGCGACGAACAATTGCAGCAAATGAAGACTGTGGTACTGCAAAAGTTTGCAGTAGTCGGCATGCGCTTTGAGCAAATGCAGGCGGCCCGCGCGACGGATGGTTATAAATCACCGGCTTACCAGCAGGCACAGCTTGCAATCACACGCGAGTTGCAAGGCATGCGCTTCAGTGTCAAGACCGCAGAAAAACTGTGCGACTCCTTGCGCAAGCAAATGAAGACTTTGCGCCAGACTGAAAAGCAGATGCTGGAACTAATGGTCAATAAATGCGGCATGCCACGTGCTTATTTTGTTGAACATTTCCGGCAGAATGCGACCAATCCAGAATGGCTGAACAAGGAAATGAATGGCACATCCAGCTATGCTGCCATCCTGGGCCGCAATATTCATGCTGCGCGTGAATTGCAACAAAAGCTGATCGACCTGGAACACAATGTCAGTCTGCCTTTGCATGACCTGCGTGAAATCAACAAGCAGATGGTGGCTGGTGAAAAACGTTCCAGCGAAGCCAAGGCCGCCATGACTGAGGCCAATTTGCGCCTGGTCATTTCCATCGCCAAGAAATATGTAAACCGTGGCCTGCAATTCCTGGATTTGATCCAGGAAGGCAATATCGGTTTGCTCAAGGCAGTGGATAAATTTGAATACCGTCGCGGCTATAAATTCTCTACCTATGCAACATGGTGGATCAGACAGGCGATTGCCCGTGCGATTGCGGATCAGGCACGCACTATCCGCGTACCAGTGCACATGATAGAAACCATCAACAAGATGAACCGCGTACGTCGCCAGCTCTTGCAAACCACAGGCCTGGAACCAGAACCGGTAGCGATTGCTGAAAAAATGGGCCTACCAGAAGGCAAGGTCAGGGAAATCCTGAAGATCGCCAAAGAACCAGTCTCGCTCGACGTACCTATTGGTGATGATGGTGATTCACAACTCGGTGACTTCATTGAAGACAGCATGACCTTGTCGCCGATGGCAGCGGCGATGCAGGCATCGGTACAAGAGAAACTGAAAGAGGCACTGGATTCTTTAAGCCCGCGTGAAGCCAAAGTCTTGCGCATGCGTTTTGGCCTGGAAACCAGTACCGAATTCACGCTGGAAGAAGTAGGCAAACAATTTGAAGTGACGCGTGAGCGCATACGTCAGATTGAATCCAAGGCCATGAAAAAACTGCGCCACCCTGCCCGCGCTGATCACCTGAAGAGCCTGATGGAAAGTAACTAA
- a CDS encoding AAA family ATPase, with translation MSSVNRVVILGAESSGKSILAEALAAHYQTLWVPEYLREFVEQNQRVPKAEEQILIARTQVQREAELLKQAKQWLFCDTGPIMTAIYSRHYFGEPDAELAELELSHQYDFCIVTAPDFPWQPDGLQRESAYVRDRVHQEVLDVLDEREIPFLLVEGNTRSRLEQVQFALSFLLS, from the coding sequence ATGTCCTCAGTAAACCGTGTCGTCATATTGGGGGCAGAGTCCTCAGGTAAATCCATATTGGCCGAGGCGTTGGCTGCGCATTACCAGACCCTCTGGGTGCCCGAGTATTTGCGTGAATTCGTTGAGCAGAATCAGCGTGTTCCTAAGGCAGAAGAGCAAATCCTCATCGCCAGGACACAGGTACAGCGCGAAGCTGAGTTATTGAAGCAGGCTAAACAATGGTTGTTCTGCGACACTGGCCCCATCATGACAGCTATTTATAGCCGCCATTATTTTGGCGAGCCGGATGCAGAACTGGCTGAACTGGAACTGTCGCATCAATATGATTTTTGCATAGTCACTGCACCAGATTTTCCCTGGCAGCCAGATGGCTTGCAGCGTGAATCTGCCTATGTGCGTGACCGCGTACATCAGGAAGTATTGGATGTGCTGGATGAGAGGGAAATCCCTTTCTTGCTGGTTGAGGGAAATACCCGGTCCAGGCTTGAGCAAGTACAGTTCGCTCTATCTTTTCTATTGAGTTGA
- the pnuC gene encoding nicotinamide riboside transporter PnuC, translating into MNDPIPLLGFSTSWLELASFALSVITVALNIRQIHWAWLFSILSSGMYAAVFFESRLYGDMGLQFVFILVSVWGWANWLRGDDSHERLQVTRLNAQSRWNSLGMTVLAFVLLAWFLKSYTDTDVPFADGFLTAGSLLGQVLLSRKKLENWHVWIFVDVLYVGLYVYKGLMLTALLYAIFVIMAIMGLRAWSKTCPQ; encoded by the coding sequence ATGAATGATCCTATTCCCCTGTTAGGCTTCAGTACCAGTTGGCTGGAGCTGGCTTCCTTTGCCTTGTCTGTCATCACCGTCGCTCTGAATATACGGCAGATACACTGGGCCTGGCTGTTTTCCATCCTTTCCTCTGGCATGTATGCCGCCGTATTTTTTGAATCCAGATTATATGGAGACATGGGTTTGCAGTTTGTCTTTATCCTGGTATCGGTCTGGGGCTGGGCCAACTGGCTGCGTGGTGATGATAGTCATGAGCGCTTGCAAGTCACGCGTTTGAATGCGCAGAGCAGGTGGAATTCTCTTGGGATGACTGTGCTGGCCTTTGTCTTGCTGGCCTGGTTCCTCAAGAGCTATACCGATACTGATGTACCTTTTGCCGATGGCTTCCTGACGGCTGGCAGTTTGCTGGGGCAGGTTTTGCTCAGCCGTAAAAAACTGGAAAACTGGCATGTCTGGATCTTCGTCGATGTGCTGTATGTTGGCCTGTATGTCTATAAAGGCCTGATGCTGACGGCGCTGCTGTATGCAATTTTCGTTATCATGGCCATCATGGGCTTGCGTGCCTGGAGTAAAACATGTCCTCAGTAA
- a CDS encoding pilin — protein MKKHSGFTLLEMMIVIGVIAILAAMAVPSYMFKVVREQLEVGIQFADIAKKPVAATWQTEKKFPADNIAAGLPVADKIVSNLVSSVEVQDGVVNITFGNNAHGAIKGKVLSLRPAVVEDAPIVPVAWVCATGTPPEKMTVKGIDKTTVPPANLPSYCRPKVESKK, from the coding sequence ATGAAAAAACACTCAGGATTCACCTTACTGGAAATGATGATAGTCATCGGCGTCATTGCCATCCTGGCAGCCATGGCTGTTCCATCCTATATGTTCAAGGTCGTCAGGGAGCAATTGGAAGTCGGCATACAGTTTGCGGATATCGCAAAAAAACCGGTCGCCGCTACCTGGCAAACTGAAAAGAAGTTTCCGGCAGACAATATTGCAGCTGGTTTGCCAGTCGCCGACAAAATTGTCAGCAACCTCGTCAGCTCGGTGGAGGTGCAAGACGGCGTGGTCAATATCACCTTTGGCAATAATGCCCATGGTGCAATCAAAGGCAAGGTTCTGAGCTTGCGCCCGGCAGTGGTTGAAGATGCACCCATCGTGCCAGTGGCATGGGTATGCGCCACAGGTACACCACCAGAAAAAATGACGGTCAAGGGCATAGATAAAACGACAGTGCCGCCAGCGAACCTGCCTTCATACTGCAGACCAAAGGTCGAGAGCAAGAAATAA
- a CDS encoding TonB-dependent siderophore receptor has protein sequence MQTHSLAIRPTILSLAIMAAFSQSSYAQTTAPATPAKAETAEKADAKAAEPKIQKVEVQGNRVYDERRQDTASKIVVTQEEILRYGDTTVSEVLKRLPGVTIGGVQGRGGDIRMRGLGAGYTQIMLNGEPSPPGFSLDSLSPDLIERIEVIRAATADLSTASIAGTINIVLRKTVQTAQKELKLGLFEDGGKFGENVNYQISDKAGRMSYSISGNLNHGKYERPSYSDEVRMDANGNPYVKTQTYNLGWGTFNNVGFSPRVNWNFENGDTLTTQSFVNANRFDGYSSDVRTATVIGILPKPLEEKDVLPMYASDFQKIHSDFAMLRTNLNWIHKLADSAKLDVKLGVNYNKRNSDVGFAGYNKDGAQILDRKSISGATDKGLTMSGKYSAPFVQDHSFVFGWDGAYSKRGETRTQKEDVSFAANKLSPSPLLANDLDENFNADVTRMAVFAQDEWNVTKQWSVYGGLRWEGIDTRSSGDFKANNTGKNTPYSIHNRFSVWSPILQTLYKLPDSKNDQIRLGITRTYKAPDTSRLIPRRFISNENTQGSPDSQGNPNLKPELAWGLDMAYEHYLPGGGMLSASVFFRRINDITRTDLSKDTNGRWVSMPVNDGQATTKGVELEAKFPLRAMLDGAPAIDFRANVSFNWSTLSSVTGPNNRLDSQTPISANLGLDYKLDKIPLTLGGNASFQDGGPVKISNTQSSYSVPKRVLDVYALWKFDPKTNLRVSLGNLLHQDNINIGSFTGDNGLIQTNVTPTTVTARVMFEHKF, from the coding sequence ATGCAAACCCACAGTTTAGCCATACGCCCAACTATTTTGTCACTGGCCATCATGGCCGCCTTCAGCCAGTCTTCCTATGCGCAAACTACTGCGCCTGCGACACCAGCCAAAGCCGAAACTGCTGAAAAAGCAGATGCCAAGGCAGCGGAGCCAAAAATACAAAAAGTAGAAGTACAGGGTAACCGCGTCTATGACGAACGCCGTCAGGACACTGCGTCCAAGATCGTCGTCACCCAGGAAGAAATCTTGCGTTACGGTGATACCACCGTCAGCGAAGTATTGAAGCGACTGCCAGGCGTGACCATAGGTGGCGTGCAGGGCCGTGGCGGCGATATCCGCATGCGTGGTCTGGGCGCAGGCTATACCCAGATCATGCTCAATGGTGAACCCAGCCCACCAGGTTTTTCGCTGGACTCCCTTTCCCCTGACCTCATAGAGCGTATAGAAGTCATACGTGCAGCGACGGCTGATCTCAGCACGGCATCTATTGCGGGTACCATCAATATCGTCTTGAGAAAGACCGTGCAGACAGCACAAAAAGAACTGAAGCTAGGCCTGTTTGAGGATGGTGGCAAGTTTGGTGAAAATGTCAATTACCAGATATCAGACAAGGCTGGCCGCATGTCATATTCCATCTCCGGTAATCTAAATCATGGAAAGTATGAGCGCCCCTCGTATTCAGATGAGGTTCGCATGGATGCGAATGGCAATCCATATGTAAAAACACAGACTTACAACCTGGGCTGGGGCACTTTCAATAACGTGGGATTTTCACCCAGAGTAAATTGGAATTTTGAAAATGGTGATACGTTGACAACGCAAAGCTTTGTCAATGCAAACCGTTTTGATGGATACTCCAGCGATGTGAGGACGGCAACTGTAATTGGTATCTTGCCAAAACCACTCGAAGAAAAAGATGTATTACCAATGTATGCGAGTGATTTTCAAAAAATACACTCTGACTTTGCCATGTTGCGCACTAATTTGAACTGGATACACAAGCTGGCCGATAGCGCCAAGCTGGATGTCAAACTGGGTGTGAACTATAACAAACGTAATTCAGATGTAGGATTTGCAGGTTATAACAAAGATGGTGCGCAAATACTTGATCGCAAGAGTATTTCTGGAGCGACTGACAAAGGCCTGACCATGAGTGGTAAATACAGTGCGCCATTTGTTCAGGATCACTCGTTTGTATTTGGCTGGGATGGCGCATATAGCAAACGTGGTGAAACACGCACTCAAAAAGAGGATGTTTCCTTTGCTGCGAACAAGCTCAGCCCTTCCCCCTTATTGGCGAATGATCTTGACGAAAACTTTAACGCAGACGTGACCCGGATGGCAGTGTTCGCCCAGGATGAATGGAATGTCACCAAGCAGTGGTCTGTATATGGTGGTTTGCGCTGGGAAGGTATTGATACCCGTAGCAGTGGTGACTTCAAGGCTAATAACACTGGCAAAAATACGCCTTACAGCATACATAACAGATTCAGCGTCTGGAGCCCGATACTGCAAACTTTGTATAAACTCCCTGACAGCAAGAACGACCAGATCAGACTGGGCATCACCCGTACTTATAAAGCTCCCGATACCAGTCGTCTGATACCGCGCCGTTTCATCTCTAACGAAAATACTCAAGGCAGCCCGGATTCTCAGGGTAATCCTAACCTCAAACCTGAACTGGCGTGGGGCTTGGATATGGCTTATGAACATTATCTGCCTGGCGGTGGTATGCTCAGTGCCAGTGTATTTTTCCGCAGGATCAATGATATTACACGCACTGATTTGTCAAAGGATACTAATGGCAGATGGGTCAGTATGCCAGTTAATGATGGCCAGGCTACGACCAAAGGCGTAGAGCTTGAAGCGAAGTTCCCTCTGCGCGCGATGCTTGACGGCGCGCCTGCTATCGATTTCAGGGCGAATGTCTCTTTCAACTGGTCCACTCTTAGTAGTGTGACTGGACCGAACAACCGTTTGGATTCACAAACACCTATCAGCGCAAATCTGGGCTTGGATTACAAGCTGGACAAGATACCACTGACCTTGGGCGGTAATGCCAGCTTCCAGGACGGTGGGCCGGTGAAAATTTCTAATACGCAGAGTTCGTATTCTGTGCCCAAGCGCGTACTTGATGTGTACGCCTTGTGGAAGTTTGACCCCAAGACGAATCTACGTGTGTCGCTAGGTAATCTTTTGCATCAGGACAATATCAATATTGGCAGCTTTACAGGTGATAACGGCTTGATACAAACCAATGTCACTCCTACCACGGTGACTGCCCGCGTCATGTTTGAACACAAGTTCTGA
- a CDS encoding MipA/OmpV family protein yields the protein MKSILFASLFCIANLASAQTPAASMLPDGSSDMYVGLGVVSEPSCEVGGEQTTRIMPNVQMQWSNGVFLRNTNLGMHLSRSSGYEYGPLLSYQRGCSASAARKLAGFGDVDGSFQVGGFFNFRPMSNLRLGSKLLFGTGAGKKTTYLNVEARTYYKIASHHGLAFSSGLAWSRRYYDSANSRFDPNFADGYPVFVNGDGNNFVGSGSQVMIAKSGKDLVHTNANVRNFYLGANWNWELSSSWIITSHVTGVHQFDIDSDSLWLGKKNYVTVYSGLAYRF from the coding sequence ATGAAATCTATACTATTTGCCTCCCTTTTTTGCATCGCCAATCTTGCTAGTGCCCAGACCCCGGCAGCGAGCATGTTGCCAGACGGTAGTTCGGATATGTATGTCGGCCTGGGGGTGGTTTCAGAACCAAGTTGTGAAGTGGGTGGCGAGCAGACTACCCGCATCATGCCTAACGTACAAATGCAATGGAGTAATGGCGTGTTCTTGCGTAACACCAATCTCGGCATGCATTTGAGCCGCTCCAGTGGTTATGAGTATGGTCCTTTATTGTCTTATCAGCGAGGTTGCAGTGCCTCAGCTGCGCGCAAGCTGGCCGGGTTTGGTGATGTAGATGGCAGTTTTCAAGTCGGTGGTTTTTTTAACTTCCGTCCTATGAGCAACTTGCGTCTGGGGTCCAAATTATTATTCGGCACCGGCGCAGGCAAGAAGACTACGTACCTGAATGTAGAAGCACGCACTTATTACAAGATAGCATCCCATCATGGGCTGGCTTTCTCTTCTGGCCTGGCCTGGAGCAGACGTTATTATGATTCAGCCAACTCAAGGTTTGATCCTAATTTTGCAGATGGCTATCCTGTCTTTGTCAACGGCGATGGAAATAATTTTGTCGGCTCTGGCAGTCAGGTAATGATTGCAAAGTCGGGCAAGGACTTGGTGCATACCAATGCCAATGTCAGGAATTTTTATCTGGGTGCGAATTGGAACTGGGAGTTGAGTTCATCCTGGATAATCACCTCGCATGTGACCGGAGTGCATCAGTTTGATATCGACAGTGACAGTTTGTGGCTAGGCAAGAAGAATTACGTCACCGTGTATTCTGGCCTTGCATATCGATTTTAA